The sequence below is a genomic window from Candidatus Nezhaarchaeota archaeon.
GCCCTTAACGGTGACTTGGAGGTTGTCGCACGTACAGCCGCAGAAAACACAGACCACGTCGTTAATGACTACCTCCTCGCTAGGGTCAGCGCCGCCGCTGCTGCCTACCTTAACCTCGAAAGGCTTGTGGGAGAGGCCTTTGAAGAGCTCAGTTATGGTCTTAACTGGCTCTTGAGTAGGCTCTATCTCCGCCCTAATCCCCTTTAAGTTGGGCATCCCTGAGCCGTAGGTCCTCGGGTCGACGACGGCGCTGGCCCAGGGGCCCATGGGGATGAAGGCTACCCCTGGCTGAGGGGCTGCCGAGGGTACCGCCTTGACGACTACTTCTCCAAAGCCAGTCTTTACCTTGACGTTAGAGCCCGCCTCAACGCCTAGCTTAGCTAGGTCTTGAGGGTCTAGCTCGACTATAGCGCACTTGGAGGCGTAGGGCTCAAGGAACTTTCCCTCCTCGAGGAACCTGCCCTGGTCAAGGGTTCTACCAGTAACTAGGGTAACGTGGATCTTCATGGCTACACCTCAGTCAGTAGGGATGGTATTTAACTCTTTAGTAAGCTAAGCGAAGCGAGCCTACTTCACCTTAGCCGGCTTCTCGATCAGCTTGACCTTCTTCATTATGGTCCCGTCGCGGGCGTGGGGCCTACGCTCTAGAGTATCGCCCTGCTTCTCGATCTCCCTAGCCTCGTCAGCTAAGCGAGCGGCGTTACGAAGCATCTCGTGGGCAGCGGCAGCTATGAGCGTGTAGCGCTCCCACTCCTGTATTTTAAAGCAGGCCTCAGTGGTTAGGTCTGCGACTCGGCGGGCCGTCTCGAAGGCAGCCATGGCCTTCGCCCTAGCGTAGGGATTACTGTAGCCAGTAGCAGCTACGGCTGTCTCCTTATCGACTACGACTCTACGTAGCTCAGGCTTCTTGCCCTGCTTGATGGAGTCTATGACGCCGTCCAGGTACTCCACGAGGATGTTGTAGACGCCAGTAGTGGCCAGGACCTTTATAATGTCGGCGTTGAAGTAGGCCATCTCGACCGGGTCTAGGAACTCGCGCCTAGCTCCAAGCATAGCGTCAGCCTCAACTATAATTGCGCCGAAGCCCTTAGCCTCTAAGTCGCCTAGCGCCTTCTTAGCTGGAGCGTCTGAGACCACGATGACTGGGAGGCCTGCCCCCTTCAATACCTCCCTAGCCTTCACTGGCCCCGGTAGAGCTGCGTTAGGGCTCACCACTATAGCTAGGTCTGGCTTAAAGTCGAGGAGCTTCTTAGCCACCTCCTCCGCCATCTCCGGGTCCATCTTAGACCCGGAGCTAACAACTCGGACGTCTATATCGTTCCGGTCCGCCCTCTCATCGAGAAGGAACTCTAGCATAGGGGCCGTCCCCACGCAGCCTAGCTTAACCACCCCTACCTTCACGACTGGCTTCGCAGACATACAGCCACCAGCCCGCACTAATTTGGATCGGTATTTAACTCTTCTTTACGACCTATGGAGAGCCTATAAGGAAGGAGCCTACGTCCGCTACCGGCGCTCAAAGTGAGGGGGGCAGTGA
It includes:
- a CDS encoding F420-dependent methylenetetrahydromethanopterin dehydrogenase; protein product: MSAKPVVKVGVVKLGCVGTAPMLEFLLDERADRNDIDVRVVSSGSKMDPEMAEEVAKKLLDFKPDLAIVVSPNAALPGPVKAREVLKGAGLPVIVVSDAPAKKALGDLEAKGFGAIIVEADAMLGARREFLDPVEMAYFNADIIKVLATTGVYNILVEYLDGVIDSIKQGKKPELRRVVVDKETAVAATGYSNPYARAKAMAAFETARRVADLTTEACFKIQEWERYTLIAAAAHEMLRNAARLADEAREIEKQGDTLERRPHARDGTIMKKVKLIEKPAKVK